A single genomic interval of Apis cerana isolate GH-2021 linkage group LG14, AcerK_1.0, whole genome shotgun sequence harbors:
- the LOC108000660 gene encoding histone H3.3A produces the protein MARTKQTARKSTGGKAPRKQLATKAARKSAPSTGGVKKPHRYRPGTVALREIRRYQKSTELLIRKLPFQRLVREIAQDFKTDLRFQSAAIGALQEASEAYLVGLFEDTNLCAIHAKRVTIMPKDIQLARRIRGERA, from the exons atggCACGTACTAAGCAAACTGCACGTAAGTCAACAGGAGGTAAAGCTCCTAGAAAACAACTTGCAACTAAAGCTGCACGTAAAAGTGCACCATCCACGGGTGGTGTGAAAAAACCACATCGTTAtag aCCTGGTACTGTAGCACTTAGAGAAATCAGAAGATATCAAAAGTCAACAGAATTGCTGATCAGAAAATTACCATTTCAACGTTTAGTTCGTGAAATTGCACAAGATTTCAAGACTGATTTAAGATTTCAAAGTGCTGCAATTGGAGCATTACAAGAAGCTTCTGAAGCATATTTAGTTGGATTGTTTGAAGATACAAATTTATGTGCAATTCATGCTAAACGTGTTACAATAATGCCTAAAGATATTCAGTTAGCAAGAAGAATTCGTGGTGAACGtgcttaa
- the LOC108000659 gene encoding histone H3.3A — protein MARTKQTARKSTGGKAPRKQLATKAARKSAPSTGGVKKPHRYRPGTVALREIRRYQKSTELLIRKLPFQRLVREIAQDFKTDLRFQSAAIGALQEASEAYLVGLFEDTNLCAIHAKRVTIMPKDIQLARRIRGERA, from the exons ATGGCACGTACTAAGCAGACAGCTCGTAAATCAACTGGAGGTAAAGCACCTCGTAAACAACTAGCCACAAAGGCAGCACGTAAGAGTGCACCATCTACTGGTGGTGTGAAAAAACCACATCGATATAg gcCTGGTACAGTAGCTCTTCGAGAAATCAGAAGATATCAAAAATCAACAGAATTGTTAATCAGGAAATTACCTTTTCAAAGATTGGTTCGTGAAATTGCACAAGATTTCAAAACTGATCTTCGTTTCCAAAGTGCTGCAATTGGAGCTTTACAAGAAGCTTCAGAAGCATATTTGGTTGGTTTATTTGAAGACACAAATTTGTGCGCTATTCACGCGAAACGTGTTACAATCATGCCTAAGGATATCCAGTTGGCCCGACGAATCCGTGGCGAGCGTGCTTAA